A genomic stretch from Sinorhizobium terangae includes:
- a CDS encoding RNA polymerase sigma factor, whose product MSHGRDGQEGGAGTDPTAPDAFEEGVLALMPALRRYSRSLTRSDPDGEDLLQDCVEKVLARRAQWRGVNLRAWAFTIMTNLYRNRHRHRAQHPEVELDEDLGLAATEDNADPLEKLRLERALDRLSAENRSVLMLVVIEGYRYQDVAEMMAIPIGTVMSRLSRARRQLAEAMKDDNVVALRRPK is encoded by the coding sequence ATGTCGCACGGCCGTGACGGTCAGGAGGGGGGCGCGGGGACGGACCCCACCGCCCCCGATGCATTCGAGGAGGGAGTCCTCGCCCTGATGCCTGCGCTGCGGCGCTATTCGCGCAGCCTCACCCGTTCCGATCCGGACGGCGAGGATCTGCTGCAGGATTGCGTCGAGAAGGTTCTGGCGCGCCGCGCGCAGTGGCGCGGGGTGAACCTGCGCGCCTGGGCCTTCACGATCATGACCAATCTCTACCGCAACCGGCACAGGCACAGGGCGCAGCATCCGGAGGTGGAGCTCGATGAGGACCTCGGTCTCGCCGCCACCGAAGACAACGCCGACCCGCTGGAGAAGCTGCGCCTCGAACGCGCGCTCGACAGGCTTTCGGCTGAAAACCGCTCGGTGCTGATGCTGGTGGTGATCGAGGGGTACCGCTACCAGGACGTGGCGGAGATGATGGCGATCCCGATCGGCACGGTCATGTCGCGCCTGTCGCGTGCCCGCCGCCAGCTCGCCGAAGCGATGAAGGACGACAACGTGGTTGCCCTGCGGAGACCGAAATGA
- a CDS encoding anti-sigma factor family protein produces the protein MTDDFNTVSEDELHAYVDGQLSQPERERIEAWLERHPARAEEVRQWQAQAAALKSHFASYARSDDSDRVLVATRRAAPKVGAISSGIVRRAAAGLLIFAAGALTGLYTPAIVAPDRPLQIAEERETLPRQAQSAFLIYASEVRHPVEVGADEQGHLANWLGKRLDYALRIPDLSTLGFSLVGGRLVPVNGKAGAMLMYEDGTGQRLTVLLGRDTENRETSFRIASQSGVETFYWIDSGIGYAVTGEVSRDLLQKVAHECYRQFEGSSES, from the coding sequence ATGACCGACGACTTCAACACTGTCTCCGAAGACGAGCTGCACGCCTATGTCGATGGCCAGTTGAGCCAGCCGGAGCGGGAGCGCATCGAGGCTTGGCTCGAAAGGCACCCGGCGCGCGCAGAGGAAGTGCGGCAATGGCAGGCGCAGGCCGCGGCGCTGAAATCGCACTTCGCCAGCTACGCCCGCAGTGACGACAGCGATCGGGTGCTCGTCGCCACGCGCCGGGCAGCGCCCAAGGTCGGGGCGATATCGAGTGGCATTGTTAGACGCGCCGCCGCCGGTCTGCTGATTTTTGCTGCGGGCGCGCTCACCGGCCTCTATACACCCGCGATCGTGGCACCCGACAGGCCGCTTCAGATCGCTGAAGAGCGCGAAACACTGCCCCGGCAGGCACAGTCGGCGTTCCTCATCTATGCAAGCGAGGTGCGCCACCCGGTCGAGGTGGGCGCCGACGAGCAGGGGCATCTCGCCAACTGGCTCGGCAAGCGGCTCGACTATGCGCTGAGGATTCCCGATCTCTCCACACTCGGCTTCTCGCTCGTCGGCGGGCGGCTCGTTCCGGTCAACGGCAAGGCAGGCGCCATGCTGATGTACGAGGACGGCACCGGCCAGCGGCTGACCGTCCTTCTCGGCCGCGACACCGAGAACCGCGAAACGAGCTTCCGCATTGCCAGCCAAAGCGGCGTCGAAACCTTCTACTGGATCGACAGCGGGATCGGCTACGCCGTCACCGGCGAGGTGTCACGCGACCTTTTGCAGAAGGTCGCCCATGAATGCTACCGGCAGTTCGAGGGGTCATCAGAGTCGTAA
- a CDS encoding nitrile hydratase accessory protein, with product MDGSAEGKPAFTSPLLASTELPKSTEGDPVFAEPWQAAAFAMALSLHEQGVFSWGEWAEALSAELHKPGRKADASDYYDCWVAALSRLIAERSIASGCELEALTRSWQRAAEATPHGKPIIIENDPLR from the coding sequence TTGGACGGGAGTGCGGAGGGTAAACCGGCGTTCACTTCCCCACTGCTCGCTTCGACGGAACTGCCGAAATCCACAGAGGGCGATCCCGTCTTTGCCGAACCCTGGCAGGCGGCCGCTTTCGCCATGGCCCTCAGCCTGCATGAGCAGGGCGTGTTTTCCTGGGGCGAGTGGGCGGAAGCGCTCTCGGCCGAACTCCACAAGCCCGGCCGCAAGGCCGACGCGAGCGATTACTACGATTGCTGGGTGGCTGCACTTTCCCGGCTGATAGCGGAGCGCTCCATCGCTTCCGGATGTGAACTCGAGGCGCTCACCCGAAGCTGGCAGCGCGCGGCCGAAGCCACGCCGCACGGCAAGCCGATCATCATCGAGAACGATCCGCTGAGGTGA
- the nthB gene encoding nitrile hydratase subunit beta: protein MNGPHDLGGQHGLGPIAPEKDEPYFHAEWEKRALGVTLCCGAFGAWTIDESRHARESLPPATYLSASYYEIWTRALEILLKRHGFVTQAELDAGRMLEKGTEPKRVLKAEMVAGVLARGGPCDRRVAPPPRFVVGERVRTKNFNPETHTRLPRYARAKTGVVEAVQGGFVFPDDNAHGWGENPQWVYTVVFEGSEIWGEAADPTLTVSIDAWESYLERV from the coding sequence ATGAACGGGCCGCACGACCTCGGCGGCCAGCATGGTCTTGGGCCGATCGCGCCCGAAAAGGACGAGCCCTATTTCCATGCGGAATGGGAGAAGCGGGCGCTCGGCGTTACGCTCTGCTGCGGCGCCTTCGGCGCATGGACGATCGACGAGAGCCGGCATGCGCGCGAAAGTCTACCCCCCGCGACCTATCTGTCGGCAAGCTATTACGAGATCTGGACCCGCGCGCTGGAGATCTTGCTCAAGCGCCATGGCTTTGTCACGCAGGCCGAACTCGACGCTGGCCGTATGTTGGAAAAGGGGACGGAACCAAAGCGGGTGCTGAAGGCCGAGATGGTGGCAGGCGTGCTCGCCAGGGGCGGTCCCTGTGACCGACGGGTCGCACCGCCGCCGCGTTTCGTCGTCGGAGAGAGGGTGCGCACGAAGAATTTCAATCCCGAAACCCACACGCGCCTGCCGCGCTATGCCCGCGCCAAAACGGGCGTTGTAGAGGCCGTGCAGGGTGGCTTCGTCTTTCCGGACGACAATGCTCACGGCTGGGGCGAGAACCCGCAATGGGTCTATACGGTCGTGTTCGAGGGCAGCGAGATCTGGGGTGAGGCGGCGGATCCGACGCTGACGGTCTCGATCGACGCCTGGGAGAGCTATCTTGAGCGTGTGTAA
- the nthA gene encoding nitrile hydratase subunit alpha: protein MSEHHHGEGHGHDHHHDNHFSDIEARVKALETVLTEKGLIDPAAIDAIVETYETKVGPRNGARVVARAWSNPEFSDWLKRDATAAIASLGFTGRQGEHMRAVFNTADTHNLVVCTLCSCYPWSVLGLPPVWYKAPPYRSRAVIDPRGVLSEFGLELPAEKKIRVWDSTAELRYLVVPERPDGTEGFNEEQLADLVTRDSMIGTGLALSPEVVR from the coding sequence ATGTCAGAACATCATCATGGTGAAGGCCATGGGCACGATCACCATCACGACAATCATTTCTCCGACATCGAAGCGCGAGTGAAGGCGCTGGAAACGGTGCTGACGGAAAAGGGGTTGATCGACCCTGCGGCAATCGATGCGATCGTCGAGACCTACGAGACCAAGGTGGGGCCGAGGAACGGTGCGCGCGTTGTCGCAAGGGCCTGGAGCAACCCCGAGTTTTCCGACTGGCTGAAGCGCGACGCAACGGCGGCGATCGCGAGCCTCGGCTTTACCGGACGGCAAGGCGAGCACATGCGCGCCGTGTTCAACACGGCCGACACGCACAATCTCGTCGTCTGCACGCTCTGCTCCTGCTATCCATGGTCGGTGCTGGGCCTGCCGCCTGTCTGGTACAAGGCGCCGCCTTATCGTTCGCGCGCGGTCATCGATCCGCGCGGCGTGCTGTCCGAATTTGGGCTCGAACTGCCGGCGGAGAAGAAGATTCGCGTCTGGGATTCGACGGCGGAACTGCGCTACCTCGTCGTGCCCGAACGGCCGGACGGAACCGAAGGCTTCAACGAGGAGCAACTGGCCGACTTGGTGACGCGGGACTCGATGATCGGCACCGGCCTCGCGCTTTCGCCGGAGGTGGTGCGATGA
- a CDS encoding GNAT family N-acetyltransferase: MEARLLLGSDPKIAEMFGVSREDVRPITRDKAAAWVRNLGEHPHAWIIEIQGRCAGEIRLDRVDQHDRRASMAIGIYDSALLGRGFGSEAIGLLLRHAFGPMGLHRIGIRVLSYNERAIRAYEKSGFVVEGREREAALVNGAWHDDVMMGLLDHEFLGKVPIE, from the coding sequence ATCGAGGCTCGCCTTCTTTTAGGGAGCGATCCGAAGATCGCCGAAATGTTCGGGGTCAGCAGAGAAGACGTGCGGCCGATAACGAGAGACAAGGCGGCCGCCTGGGTCCGGAACTTGGGTGAGCACCCACATGCCTGGATCATTGAAATTCAGGGGAGGTGCGCTGGTGAGATCAGGCTGGACCGCGTCGACCAGCATGATCGGCGCGCCTCGATGGCAATCGGAATATACGACAGCGCCTTGCTTGGGCGTGGGTTTGGCAGCGAGGCAATCGGCCTTCTTCTGAGGCATGCCTTTGGTCCGATGGGGCTTCATCGAATTGGAATACGTGTGCTCAGCTACAACGAACGGGCGATCAGGGCGTATGAAAAGTCCGGCTTTGTTGTCGAAGGGAGAGAGCGCGAGGCCGCCCTCGTCAACGGGGCGTGGCACGACGATGTGATGATGGGCTTGCTCGATCATGAATTCCTCGGCAAGGTTCCCATCGAGTGA
- a CDS encoding SDR family oxidoreductase — MNVLILGATGFIGSAIARKLVDDGHQVTGLGRDPSRAAVKMPVFRWIRADLAGMTASGNWRDALEGQDVVVNCAGALQDGLSDDLVATQEDAMLALYEAARDSGLRLVVQVSAETEGAASDLAFLATKRRADAALASSGLPFVILRPALVIGRNAHGGSALLRALAALPFAIPLVHAENSVATVALDDVANTASDAVNGDLPAGSDLALGSGEGLTLKDLVVIHRRWLGLPPAPVIVLPPVLARPVTWLADAAGMLGWRSPLRSTAMTTMSGGIASRPSSDFKPGLSSAAEMLAAAPSGIQDLWFARLYLLKPLIIVALSLFWLISGLVPFFAFGAASIHFAAFLPAPLASAATIATSFADIALGLAVLVRPSAKRALLGMLLLTLAYLLAATLAEPALWLDPLGPLVKVPPSILLTLAALAILDER; from the coding sequence ATGAACGTCCTGATTCTCGGCGCAACCGGCTTCATCGGCTCCGCGATCGCAAGAAAACTCGTTGACGACGGCCACCAGGTCACCGGGCTTGGCCGCGACCCTTCGCGCGCCGCGGTGAAGATGCCTGTCTTTCGCTGGATCAGAGCCGACCTTGCCGGCATGACGGCGAGTGGGAATTGGCGAGACGCACTGGAGGGCCAGGATGTGGTCGTCAATTGTGCCGGCGCCCTGCAGGACGGCCTTTCGGACGACCTCGTCGCCACCCAGGAGGACGCGATGTTGGCGCTCTACGAGGCCGCACGCGACAGCGGACTGCGGCTTGTCGTGCAGGTATCGGCAGAAACCGAGGGCGCCGCCAGCGATCTCGCCTTTCTGGCGACCAAGCGCAGGGCGGACGCGGCGCTCGCATCGAGCGGGCTACCCTTTGTCATCCTGCGTCCGGCGCTGGTCATCGGCCGCAACGCCCATGGTGGCTCCGCGCTGCTGAGAGCCCTTGCCGCCCTCCCCTTTGCGATCCCGCTCGTCCATGCCGAAAATTCGGTAGCAACAGTCGCGCTCGACGATGTCGCAAACACCGCCAGCGACGCTGTCAACGGCGACCTGCCGGCCGGCTCCGATCTTGCGCTCGGCAGCGGCGAAGGCCTGACGTTGAAGGATCTCGTTGTCATTCATCGCCGCTGGCTCGGCCTCCCGCCCGCTCCGGTAATTGTCCTGCCGCCCGTCTTGGCGCGACCGGTTACCTGGCTCGCGGATGCGGCCGGCATGCTCGGCTGGCGCTCACCACTGCGCTCCACCGCGATGACGACCATGTCCGGCGGCATCGCGAGCAGGCCATCGTCGGATTTCAAGCCGGGACTGTCGTCCGCCGCTGAAATGCTGGCCGCCGCCCCGTCAGGCATCCAGGATCTCTGGTTTGCCAGGCTCTACCTGTTGAAGCCGCTGATTATCGTAGCCCTCTCGCTTTTCTGGCTCATCTCCGGCCTCGTGCCGTTTTTCGCCTTCGGTGCGGCGAGCATTCATTTCGCGGCCTTCCTGCCGGCGCCGCTTGCAAGCGCGGCGACGATCGCGACCTCTTTTGCCGATATCGCGCTCGGGCTTGCGGTTCTCGTCCGGCCCTCGGCAAAGCGGGCGCTCCTCGGCATGCTTTTGTTGACGCTTGCCTACCTGCTTGCGGCAACGCTTGCCGAACCTGCACTCTGGCTCGATCCGCTCGGCCCGCTGGTCAAGGTTCCACCGTCGATCCTGCTGACGCTCGCCGCGCTTGCCATACTGGACGAACGCTGA